The Neofelis nebulosa isolate mNeoNeb1 chromosome 16, mNeoNeb1.pri, whole genome shotgun sequence genome includes a window with the following:
- the NDUFAF8 gene encoding NADH dehydrogenase [ubiquinone] 1 alpha subcomplex assembly factor 8 isoform X3, producing the protein MSGNGAVWGRVRGRLRAFPERLAACRAEASTAPGGRLTKDLCVQEFEALRSCFAAACACCPQEPSAILMCHSSRKAKTTPRGGL; encoded by the exons ATGTCGGGGAACGGAGCGGTGTGGGGACGCGTGCGAGGCCGCCTCCGCGCCTTCCCCGAGCGCCTTGCGGCCTGTAGGGCCGAG GCGTCCACGGCCCCGGGCGGCCGCCTGACGAAGGACCTCTGTGTGCAGGAGTTCGAGGCCCTGCGGAGCTGCTTCGCCGCCGCG TGTGCGTGCTGCCCTCAGGAGCCCTCTGCTATTTTAATGTGCCATTCTTCACGGAAG GCCAAGACGACCCCAAGGGGAGGCCTTTAG
- the NDUFAF8 gene encoding NADH dehydrogenase [ubiquinone] 1 alpha subcomplex assembly factor 8 isoform X1, with the protein MSGNGAVWGRVRGRLRAFPERLAACRAEAAAYGRCVQASTAPGGRLTKDLCVQEFEALRSCFAAACACCPQEPSAILMCHSSRKAKTTPRGGL; encoded by the exons ATGTCGGGGAACGGAGCGGTGTGGGGACGCGTGCGAGGCCGCCTCCGCGCCTTCCCCGAGCGCCTTGCGGCCTGTAGGGCCGAG GCCGCGGCTTATGGCAGGTGTGTGCAGGCGTCCACGGCCCCGGGCGGCCGCCTGACGAAGGACCTCTGTGTGCAGGAGTTCGAGGCCCTGCGGAGCTGCTTCGCCGCCGCG TGTGCGTGCTGCCCTCAGGAGCCCTCTGCTATTTTAATGTGCCATTCTTCACGGAAG GCCAAGACGACCCCAAGGGGAGGCCTTTAG
- the NDUFAF8 gene encoding NADH dehydrogenase [ubiquinone] 1 alpha subcomplex assembly factor 8 isoform X4, whose translation MSGNGAVWGRVRGRLRAFPERLAACRAEAAAYGRCVQASTAPGGRLTKDLCVQEFEALRSCFAAAAKTTPRGGL comes from the exons ATGTCGGGGAACGGAGCGGTGTGGGGACGCGTGCGAGGCCGCCTCCGCGCCTTCCCCGAGCGCCTTGCGGCCTGTAGGGCCGAG GCCGCGGCTTATGGCAGGTGTGTGCAGGCGTCCACGGCCCCGGGCGGCCGCCTGACGAAGGACCTCTGTGTGCAGGAGTTCGAGGCCCTGCGGAGCTGCTTCGCCGCCGCG GCCAAGACGACCCCAAGGGGAGGCCTTTAG
- the NDUFAF8 gene encoding NADH dehydrogenase [ubiquinone] 1 alpha subcomplex assembly factor 8 isoform X2 has product MSGNGAVWGRVRGRLRAFPERLAACRAEAAAYGRCVQASTAPGGRLTKDLCVQEFEALRSCFAAAASPGDKMKLRCVITGWKNLSAR; this is encoded by the exons ATGTCGGGGAACGGAGCGGTGTGGGGACGCGTGCGAGGCCGCCTCCGCGCCTTCCCCGAGCGCCTTGCGGCCTGTAGGGCCGAG GCCGCGGCTTATGGCAGGTGTGTGCAGGCGTCCACGGCCCCGGGCGGCCGCCTGACGAAGGACCTCTGTGTGCAGGAGTTCGAGGCCCTGCGGAGCTGCTTCGCCGCCGCG GCCTCCCCAGGGGACAAGATGAAGCTTCGCTGTGTGATTACTGGTTGGAAGAATTTAAGTGCAAGATGA